From the Ostrinia nubilalis chromosome 16, ilOstNubi1.1, whole genome shotgun sequence genome, one window contains:
- the LOC135079278 gene encoding ribose-phosphate pyrophosphokinase 2-like has product MKPEDSQENPREEKQRKSFINPSPRMPNIKIFTGTSHPEIAKRIVAKLGIPLGKATTKYFSNKETNVEIGESVRGEDVYIVQSGCGDINDNLMEMFIMINACKIASASRVTAVIPCFPYSRQDKKEKARAPITAKLLANLVSVAGADHVITIDLHASQIQGFFNIPVDNLYAEPAITKWIMENIPEWKTSVMVSPDAGGAKRMTAIADRLEIDFAIIHKERQRANEGDSTVLVGDVKNRIAIMVDDLADTCDTIVKGAEKLREAGASKIYAILSHGIFAGNAIDKINSSCLEAIVVTNTIPQEKHMKLCPKLQTIDISVMLAEAIRRTHYAESVSYLFTNVPY; this is encoded by the coding sequence ATGAAACCTGAAGATAGCCAGGAGAACCCAAGAgaagaaaaacaaagaaaaagttTCATCAACCCAAGCCCAAGGATGCccaacatcaaaattttcaccGGCACCTCTCACCCAGAGATCGCCAAAAGGATCGTCGCAAAACTGGGAATACCCCTCGGGAAAGCGACAACAAAGTACTTCAGCAATAAAGAAACCAATGTGGAAATTGGGGAATCAGTCAGAGGAGAAGACGTCTACATCGTCCAAAGTGGGTGTGGGGATATCAACGATAACCTAATGGAGATGTTTATCATGATCAACGCTTGCAAGATTGCATCAGCGTCCCGCGTCACAGCTGTTATCCCATGCTTCCCTTACTCCAGACAGGACAAGAAAGAAAAGGCAAGAGCACCTATCACAGCTAAACTACTCGCCAATCTTGTATCAGTGGCTGGAGCTGACCACGTCATCACCATCGACCTCCACGCGTCCCAAATCCAAGGATTCTTCAACATCCCAGTCGACAACCTATACGCAGAACCAGCTATCACGAAGTGGATCATGGAGAATATACCGGAGTGGAAAACCAGTGTGATGGTATCACCAGACGCTGGTGGTGCTAAGAGGATGACTGCTATAGCTGACAGACTAGAGATCGACTTTGCTATCATCCACAAAGAGAGACAAAGAGCGAACGAAGGCGACTCAACAGTGCTAGTCGGAGATGTCAAGAACAGAATAGCTATCATGGTAGATGACTTAGCTGACACGTGCGACACAATAGTCAAAGGAGCGGAGAAATTGCGTGAAGCTGGAGCTAGCAAAATATACGCGATATTGAGTCACGGAATATTCGCTGGAAATGCCATTGACAAGATCAACAGTTCATGTTTGGAGGCTATTGTGGTGACGAATACGATACCTCAGGAGAAACACATGAAGTTGTGTCCGAAATTGCAGACCATTGATATTTCAGTGATGTTGGCTGAAGCGATCAGACGCACGCATTACGCCGAATCAGTGTCATACTTATTTACTAATGTGCCGTATTAA